Genomic window (Micropterus dolomieu isolate WLL.071019.BEF.003 ecotype Adirondacks unplaced genomic scaffold, ASM2129224v1 contig_10875, whole genome shotgun sequence):
cccccccccccccagggaGAGACACACACCGCCAGGGAGAgtcacaccccccccccccagggaGAGACACACACCGCCAGTTAGAGACACACACCGCCAGTTAGAGACACACCCCCAGGGAGAGACACACACCGCCAGTTAGAGACACACACCGCCAGTTAGAGACACACCCCCAGGGAGAGacacaccccccccccaggGAGAGACACACACCGCCAGTTAGAGACACACCCCTCCTCCCCCAGGTAGACACGGGTGATCTAAAATGATGACCTCATCGTGTCTCCTGTCAGACTCTGGTGCTGATGAGCGACCTGGCCACCATCTTGGATCTGCAGGGTCGCCATGACGACGCCCTGGCGCTGGTCCAGCAGGCCGTGGATCTGAGCCGCTCCGCCGGACACCCGGACCAGCACGTGCTGCTGGGAAACATGGCCGGCATTCTGCTGCACAAAGGTTAGGAGAGGTCATGACTGGTCTCACAAGGTCTGACCAGGTCATGACTGGTCTCACAAGGTCTGACCAGGTCTGACCAGGTCATGACTGGTCTCACAAGGTCTGACCAGGTCTGACCAGGTCATGACTGGTCTCACAAGGTCTGACCAGGTCTGACCAGGTCATGACTGGTCTCACCAGGTCTGACCAGGTCTGACCAGGTCTGACCAGGTCTGACCAGGTCATGACTGGTCTGACCAGGTCTGACCAGGTCATGACTGGTCTGACCAGGTCTGACCAGGTCATGACTGGTCTCACCAGGTCTGACCAGGTCTGATCTGGCCTCACCAGGTCTGACCAGGTCTGATCTGGCCTCACCAGGTCTGATGTTCTCTGTGGTCCTTCAGGCCAGCTGGAGGACTCAGTGCGGCTCTACNNNNNNNNNNNNNNNNNNNNTCTGCAGGGTCGCCATGACGACGCCCTGGCGCTGGTCCAGCAGGCCGTGGATCTGAGCCGCTCCGCCGGACACCCGGACCAGCACGTGCTGCTGGGAAACATGGCCGGCATTCTGCTGCACAAAGGTTAGGAGAGGTCATGACTGGTCTCACAAGGTCTGACCAGGTCATGACTGGTCTGACCAGGTCTGACCAGGTCTGACCAGGTCATGACTGGTCTGACCAGGTCTGACCAGGTCTGACCAGGTCATGACTGGTCTGACCAGGTCTGACCAGGTCATGACTGGTCTCACCAGGTCTGACCAGGTCTGATCTGGCCTCACCAGGTCTGAC
Coding sequences:
- the LOC123965707 gene encoding tetratricopeptide repeat protein 19, mitochondrial-like, which encodes MSDLATILDLQGRHDDALALVQQAVDLSRSAGHPDQHVLLGNMAGILLHKGQLEDSVRLYQEALSLARQAGDQEAVDQIQEGLKEVKKRRSEERKEEEK